In one Terriglobales bacterium genomic region, the following are encoded:
- a CDS encoding amino acid racemase: MRTLGMIGGLGPESTIDYYRFILARYRERKPDSGYPHVIINSLDVDKGIALLDAGQLEELVEYLATGIEVLVRAGAEFGCIAANSPHLVFDEAQRRSAIPLLSIVRATADHARSLGLKKVGLFGTGFTMRANFYPEEFRRAGIAMVRPKEGEQEFIHRKYIGELLKNKFLPETRTEIVRIAQRMVNEDGIEAVVLAGTELPLLLRDAGLGLKILDTTVIHVEAIVDELLL; the protein is encoded by the coding sequence GTGCGCACCCTAGGAATGATTGGCGGGCTTGGGCCCGAGTCCACGATCGACTATTACCGGTTTATCCTCGCGCGCTATCGCGAACGTAAGCCGGATAGCGGGTATCCCCACGTAATCATCAACAGCCTTGACGTCGATAAAGGTATCGCCCTCCTTGATGCAGGGCAGCTTGAGGAGCTGGTTGAATACCTTGCCACTGGCATAGAGGTGCTGGTGCGCGCCGGTGCGGAGTTTGGTTGTATCGCGGCAAACTCGCCGCATCTGGTCTTCGATGAGGCCCAACGCCGTTCGGCAATACCGCTTCTCAGCATCGTTCGCGCCACAGCCGATCACGCAAGGTCACTCGGTTTGAAGAAGGTGGGGCTGTTTGGGACCGGATTTACCATGCGAGCGAATTTTTACCCGGAGGAGTTCCGGCGGGCGGGTATTGCCATGGTCCGGCCAAAGGAAGGAGAACAGGAATTCATCCACCGAAAGTACATAGGTGAATTGCTGAAGAATAAATTTCTGCCGGAAACCAGGACGGAGATTGTGCGCATCGCGCAAAGGATGGTGAACGAGGACGGGATCGAGGCGGTGGTGCTCGCAGGGACGGAACTGCCGTTGTTATTGCGTGACGCAGGTTTAGGCCTCAAGATTCTGGATACAACTGTGATTCACGTCGAAGCCATCGTTGACGAGTTGCTGCTGTGA
- the mscL gene encoding large conductance mechanosensitive channel protein MscL: MKGFREFILRGNVVDLAIGVVIGAAFGTVVTAFVKDLLTPLIAAIVKKPDFSAFSFEINGAKFLYGDFFNAAISFLLIALAVYYFVVLPVNVLMDRFKKAPPSDPTVRSCPECLSAIPVEARRCSHCGQAVAPARAA; this comes from the coding sequence ATGAAAGGCTTCCGGGAATTCATACTGCGCGGCAATGTAGTGGATCTGGCGATTGGGGTGGTGATTGGTGCAGCATTTGGCACGGTGGTTACCGCCTTCGTGAAGGATTTGCTTACTCCGCTGATCGCGGCGATTGTTAAGAAGCCGGATTTCTCCGCGTTTTCCTTTGAGATCAATGGCGCCAAATTTCTCTATGGCGACTTTTTCAATGCAGCCATTTCCTTTCTGCTGATAGCGCTGGCTGTCTACTATTTTGTGGTGCTGCCGGTGAATGTCCTGATGGACCGGTTCAAGAAAGCGCCGCCATCGGATCCAACAGTCCGGTCGTGCCCGGAGTGCTTGAGTGCGATTCCTGTAGAGGCACGTCGCTGCTCGCACTGCGGGCAAGCGGTGGCGCCGGCACGCGCGGCATGA